A single region of the Mugil cephalus isolate CIBA_MC_2020 chromosome 4, CIBA_Mcephalus_1.1, whole genome shotgun sequence genome encodes:
- the fancd2 gene encoding Fanconi anemia group D2 protein isoform X1 yields the protein MFRKKRRSSVNAGEAASTTTKPKKSRSTGRQPKESDPQETNESVFDVFLREAGVTLKHGDTSNEIAVDQIVFQKRIQKQLQKSPRYPGIIEEFITGLDSYIENHDRFRNLLLPCVPRVSDGDLSSGSSFQESLLRMLLGIEMLQTLIVNTLLEKLPEFMFEGSGDGALSIPRLIINQLKWLDRVVDTKELAAKLMELVSVAPLEVQRDIITSLPEILEDSQHNDIAKELNSLLQQNSQLTVPILDALSSLNLTSSLLTEVRGGVMATLAAVQLEDLPVVVKFILHSVSASDVSEVVCNLRKKLELEQCVLPPALQASQSRMKSKSAVVSATAQAAGSGQDSVALILDCIKSAVRFQKTISEAWLKAIESVEEVEDHKVLDLLLLFILHSNNANQSRRGAERVLKVKVKTGLIQEALLQKTFRDYAQVMRGYFPSILALAQSLLRSPDPCVVPFGGHMYRHSFTAFDSYCRQEVVGSLVTHVCSGVGREVDVALELLCSLVTEKPSEMAQYAVFVKGILDYMDNLTPQQIRRLFHLLSRLAFGQQQQGSHIQVSHIQIRPIASAFSFSPSCTQTSFLLRFSPQDDLHIVIRKQLSSTVPKYKRIGIIGAVMIVGSMGASRAKANEAQNGSLSKETFRQVTALLELVKSSSESSPEATALYYDELANLILSSSLDPQVQSMIGDSVQDDFQNDYVVDVELEITGSFPFPARVMYNLDNEKSEGSIAINLLPLLTKDIQNKGEQQNQTKKAHRRVSPLCLAPLFRLLRLSQERQHQGDLGEIDGLLDCPLILTDMEVVEKTESLSKAEREFLCSLLFYTINWFREVINGFCRLKETEMKMKVMTRLQNITYLQTLLERALAGAPGYVPPVANFDNDSTDGSVPGVSPPVNKTKKDVTGKKRKASGKNPSESFCQSEEATEADETQQDQPEKDKEKETRPGVSLASYRHFFRELDMELLSVLQCGLLSRSLLDSELHTNVREEVVLGPAELVFLLEDMLRKLDFSLAAAPAKRAPFLKVRADKSVGFSHLQQRSAKDIASFCVQLLPALCSHLENCHNHFQILLSENNGVVDGPATDVQEHQLMSSGYQLLLQVLNTTLSWSGFSQPGQRSLLKKALGVLAGRLKEGAAEMSMEQLVKDSFHYLLNFRSTMPNLSTALCLSQLLSTVSEKGGGSAAYREQTASLARHFLSQAWVTANGERERGNKFNEALHTLLSIYLDHVDDVLKAVEEIAGEGITELLNVSKDESSASWPTLSRQTFLVFYKVLMAELEKAVRKIPAGKMSDSSEAQSEKLLTWNLAVRDFHILVNLVKVFDSRPVLNVCLKYGRLFLESFLKLGMPILDYSFKRHKVDVQSLLKTFQLSTRQLHHMCGHSKIHQDTSLTNHVPALKKSLELFVYRVKAMLMLNNCQEAFWIGNLKNRNLKGEEILTQREEESGEEDDDDDNEEGQPAPLPQQQSEDEAQESDSEEITKCSRMEEDITDDSE from the exons ATGTTCCGTAAAAAGCGTCGCTCCTCTGTGAATGCAGGAGAAGCTGCTTCAACGACTACAA AGCCAAAAAAGAGCCGCAGCACCGGACGCCAACCCAAGGAGTCAGATCCACAGGAGACAAATGAAAGTGTATTTGATGTCTTCCTGAGAGAGGCAGGTGTCACCTTGAAGCACGGCGACACATCCAATGAGATTG ctgttgACCAGATCGTTTTCCAGAAACGGATacagaaacagctgcagaagaGTCCAAGGTATCCTGGG ATCATAGAGGAATTCATCACTGGTTTGGACTCATACATAGAGAACCATGACAGGTTCAGGAACCTACTCCTTCCATGTGTTCCTCGGGTGTCGGATGGAGATTTGAG ttCTGGCAGCTCATTCCAGGAAAGCCTGCTGCGCATGTTGTTGGGCATCGAGATGCTGCAG ACTTTGATCGTAAACACCCTGCTCGAGAAGCTCCCTGAATTTATGTTTGAAGG CTCTGGTGATGGAGCACTCAGCATCCCACGCCTGATCATTAACCAGCTCAAGTGGCTAGACAGAGTTGTGGACACCAAG GAGCTGGCGGCCAAGCTCATGGAGCTGGTGTCGGTCGCGCCGCTGGAGGTTCAGCGCGACATCATCACCAGTCTCCCAGAGATCCTGGAAGACTCCCAGCACAACGACATAGCCAAGGAGCTCAA ctcgtTGCTCCAACAGAACTCTCAGTTGACCGTCCCCATCCTGGATGCCCTCTCTAGCCTGAACCTCACCTCCTCGTTACTAACAGAG GTCCGTGGAGGTGTTATGGCCACGCTGGCCGCCGTGCAACTGGAGGATCTGCCCGTCGTGGTCAAATTCATCCTGCACTCCGTCTCAGCCTCGGACGTCTCCGAG GTGGTGTGTAATCTTCGTAaaaagctggagctggagcagtgCGTTCTTCCTCCCGCGCTGCAGGCCTCTCAGAGCCGCATGAAGAGCAAATCAGCCGTGGT ATCCGCGACTGCACAGGCAGCTGGTAGCGGCCAAGACAGCGTCGCTTTGATCCTGGACTGCATCAAGTCAGCAGTGAGATTCCAGAAAACCATCTCTGAAGCTTGGCTCAag GCGATAGAGTCAGTGGAAGAAGTGGAGGACCACAAG GTCTtagatctgctgctgctgttcatccTCCACTCCAACAACGCCAACCAGAGCCGACGCGGAGCCGAGAGAGTGCTGAAGGTCAAAGTGAAGACTGGGCTCATCCAAGAGGCTCTGCTGCAGAAAACCTTCAGAGACTACGCTCAG GTCATGAGAGGGTACTTCCCCTCCATCCTGGCTCTGGCTCAGAGTCTGTTGCGCTCCCCAGACCCCTGCGTGGTGCCTTTTGGAGGCCACATGTACCGACACTCCTTCACTGCCTTTGACTCTTACTGTCGTCAG GAGGTGGTGGGCTCTCTAGTCACCCATGTGTGCAGTGGTGTGGGTAGAGAGGTGGACGTGGCTCTGGAGCTGCTCTGCAGTCTGGTTACGGAAAAGCCCTCGGAGATGGCCCAGTATGCCGTGTTTGTCAAG GGAATCTTGGACTACATGGACAACCTCACGCCCCAGCAGATTCGAAGGCTCTTCCACCTCCTGAGCAGACTGGCCTtcgggcagcagcagcaaggatCTCACATCCAGGTGTCACATATTCAGATACGACCCATCGCctctgccttttctttctctccttcctgcaCTCAAACATCATTCTTGTTGCGTTTCTCCCCTCAGGACGACCTGCACATCGTGATCCGCAAACAGCTCTCCAGCACTGTGCCCAAGTACAAGCGGATCGGCATCATCGGCGCCGTAATGATCGTGGGCAGCATGGGGGCGTCCAG GGCGAAAGCCAATGAGGCACAGAACGGTTCGTTGTCCAAGGAGACGTTCAGACAG gtgacAGCCCTGCTGGAGCTGGTGAAGTCGAGCAGTGAGAGCTCCCCCGAGGCTACAGCTCTGTACTACGACGAACTGGCCAACCTGATTCTGAGCTCCAGCCTGGACCCACAGGTGCAG AGCATGATCGGAGACAGTGTCCAAGATGACTTCCAGAACGACTACGTAGTGGACGTAGAGCTGGAAATAACCGG TTCCTTCCCCTTCCCAGCCCGTGTGATGTACAACCTGGATAATGAGAAGAGTGAGGGGAGCATTGCCATCAACCTGTTGCCTCTGCTGACCAAAGACATCCAGAACAAAGGGGAGCAGCAGAATCAAACCAAGAAGGCACATAG GCGAGTGTCTCCTCTCTGCCTGGCTCCGTTGTTTCGCCTCCTGAGGCTGAGTCAGGAGAGACAGCATCAGGGAGACCTGGGGGAGATTGACGGCCTTCtgg ATTGCCCTCTGATCCTGACGGACATGGAAGTGgtggagaaaacagaaagcCTTTCCAAAGCTGAGAGGGAGTTCCTCTGTTCTTTGCTCTTTTACACCATCAACTGGTTCAGAGAG GTCATAAACGGGTTCTGCAGGCTGAAGGAAactgagatgaagatgaaagtgATGACTCGCCTGCAGAACATCACTTACCTCCAGACGCTGTTGGAGAGAGCTCTGGCAG gaGCGCCGGGCTATGTTCCCCCAGTCGCCAACTTTGATAATGACAGCACTGATGGGAGTGTACCTGGTGTCAGCCCTCCTGTGAATAAGACAAAGAAAG ACGTCacaggaaagaagaggaaagccTCCGGTAAGAATCCGTCTGAAAGCTTCTGTCAGTCTGAGGAGGCAACAGAAGCAGATGAAACTCAGCAG GATCAGCcagaaaaggacaaagaaaaggaGACGAGGCCCGGGGTCAGCCTGGCGTCCTACAGGCACTTTTTTAGAGAGCTGGACATGGAGTTGCTCAGTGTCCTGCAGTGCGGGTTGTTGTCGCGCTCGCTGCTGGACTCCGAGTTGCACACCAAT GTGCGAGAGGAGGTCGTGCTGGGTCCTGCTGAGCTCGTCTTCCTGCTGGAGGATATGCTTCGCAAACTGGATTTCAGTCTCGCAGCTGCCCCTGCCAAGAGAGCCCCTTTCCTCAAG GTGAGGGCCGACAAGAGTGTGGGCTTCTCCCACCTCCAGCAGCGGAGCGCCAAAGATATCGCTTCCTTCTGCGTCCAGCTGCTGCCCGCCCTCTGCTCACACCTGGAGAACTGCCACAACCACTTTCAG ATCCTGCTGTCGGAAAACAACGGCGTTGTGGATGGACCTGCCACCGATGTGCAGGAGCACCAGTTAATGTCGTCAGGCTACCAGCTGCTCCTGCAGGTCCTCAACACCACCCTCAGCTG GTCTGGATTCAGTCAACCAGGACAACGGAGCTTACTGAAGAAGGCTCTGGGAGTTTTGGCCGGACGACTCAAAGAAGGAGCTGCTGAGATGAGCATGGAGCAGCTTGTCAA agacaGTTTTCACTACCTGCTGAACTTCCGAAGCACGATGCCAAATCTCAGCACGGCTCTGTGTCTCTCCCAGCTTCTGTCCACCGTGTCGGAGAAAGGAGGAGGTTCTGCTGCTTACAGAGAGCAGACCG CTTCTCTTGCGCGTCATTTCCTCAGCCAGGCCTGGGTGACGGCTAACGGAGAAAGAGAGCGGGGGAACAAATTCAATGAAGCACTTCACACTCTCCTGAG CATCTACCTGGACCATGTTGATGACGTTCTGAAGGCAGTCGAGGAAATAGCTGGAGAAGGAATCACTGAGCTCCTCAATGTATCCAAAGATGAGAGCTCTGCGTCCTGGCCCACTCTCAGCAG GCAGACGTTCCTGGTGTTCTACAAAGTGCTGATGGCAGAGCTGGAGAAAGCTGTCCGGAAGATTCCTGCTGGCAAAATGAGTGACAGCTCCGAG GCTCAGAGCGAGAAACTGCTGACATGGAACTTGGCTGTTAGAGATTTTCACATCCTGGTCAACCTCGTTAAG GTGTTTGATTCGAGGCCGGTTCTCAATGTGTGCTTAAAG TATGGCCGTCTTTTCTTGGAGTCTTTCCTGAAGTTGGGGATGCCGATACTAGACTACAGTTTCAAAAGACACAAG GTGGATGTCCAGAGTTTGCTGAAGACCTTCCAGCTCAGCACTCGGCAGCTCCATCATATGTGTGGACATTCTAAG ATTCACCAGGATACCAGCTTAACCAACCACGTGCCAGCTCTGAAGAAGAGCCTCGAGTTATTTGTGTACAGAGTGAAGGCCATGCTGATGCTCAACAACTGTCAGGAGGCCTTTTGGATCGGTAACCTGAAGAATCGCAACCTGAAG GGCGAAGAGATTCTTACtcagagggaagaggaaagtggtgaggaggatgatgatgatgataatgaagaGGGGCAGCCTGCACCACTGCCACAGCAACAGTCAGAAGATGAG GCACAGGAGAGTGACTCGGAGGAAATCACCAAGTGTAGCAGAATGGAAGAAGACATTACAGATGACTCGGAGTAA
- the fancd2 gene encoding Fanconi anemia group D2 protein isoform X2: protein MFRKKRRSSVNAGEAASTTTKPKKSRSTGRQPKESDPQETNESVFDVFLREAGVTLKHGDTSNEIAVDQIVFQKRIQKQLQKSPRYPGIIEEFITGLDSYIENHDRFRNLLLPCVPRVSDGDLSSGSSFQESLLRMLLGIEMLQTLIVNTLLEKLPEFMFEGSGDGALSIPRLIINQLKWLDRVVDTKELAAKLMELVSVAPLEVQRDIITSLPEILEDSQHNDIAKELNSLLQQNSQLTVPILDALSSLNLTSSLLTEVRGGVMATLAAVQLEDLPVVVKFILHSVSASDVSEVVCNLRKKLELEQCVLPPALQASQSRMKSKSAVVSATAQAAGSGQDSVALILDCIKSAVRFQKTISEAWLKAIESVEEVEDHKVLDLLLLFILHSNNANQSRRGAERVLKVKVKTGLIQEALLQKTFRDYAQVMRGYFPSILALAQSLLRSPDPCVVPFGGHMYRHSFTAFDSYCRQEVVGSLVTHVCSGVGREVDVALELLCSLVTEKPSEMAQYAVFVKGILDYMDNLTPQQIRRLFHLLSRLAFGQQQQGSHIQDDLHIVIRKQLSSTVPKYKRIGIIGAVMIVGSMGASRAKANEAQNGSLSKETFRQVTALLELVKSSSESSPEATALYYDELANLILSSSLDPQVQSMIGDSVQDDFQNDYVVDVELEITGSFPFPARVMYNLDNEKSEGSIAINLLPLLTKDIQNKGEQQNQTKKAHRRVSPLCLAPLFRLLRLSQERQHQGDLGEIDGLLDCPLILTDMEVVEKTESLSKAEREFLCSLLFYTINWFREVINGFCRLKETEMKMKVMTRLQNITYLQTLLERALAGAPGYVPPVANFDNDSTDGSVPGVSPPVNKTKKDVTGKKRKASGKNPSESFCQSEEATEADETQQDQPEKDKEKETRPGVSLASYRHFFRELDMELLSVLQCGLLSRSLLDSELHTNVREEVVLGPAELVFLLEDMLRKLDFSLAAAPAKRAPFLKVRADKSVGFSHLQQRSAKDIASFCVQLLPALCSHLENCHNHFQILLSENNGVVDGPATDVQEHQLMSSGYQLLLQVLNTTLSWSGFSQPGQRSLLKKALGVLAGRLKEGAAEMSMEQLVKDSFHYLLNFRSTMPNLSTALCLSQLLSTVSEKGGGSAAYREQTASLARHFLSQAWVTANGERERGNKFNEALHTLLSIYLDHVDDVLKAVEEIAGEGITELLNVSKDESSASWPTLSRQTFLVFYKVLMAELEKAVRKIPAGKMSDSSEAQSEKLLTWNLAVRDFHILVNLVKVFDSRPVLNVCLKYGRLFLESFLKLGMPILDYSFKRHKVDVQSLLKTFQLSTRQLHHMCGHSKIHQDTSLTNHVPALKKSLELFVYRVKAMLMLNNCQEAFWIGNLKNRNLKGEEILTQREEESGEEDDDDDNEEGQPAPLPQQQSEDEAQESDSEEITKCSRMEEDITDDSE from the exons ATGTTCCGTAAAAAGCGTCGCTCCTCTGTGAATGCAGGAGAAGCTGCTTCAACGACTACAA AGCCAAAAAAGAGCCGCAGCACCGGACGCCAACCCAAGGAGTCAGATCCACAGGAGACAAATGAAAGTGTATTTGATGTCTTCCTGAGAGAGGCAGGTGTCACCTTGAAGCACGGCGACACATCCAATGAGATTG ctgttgACCAGATCGTTTTCCAGAAACGGATacagaaacagctgcagaagaGTCCAAGGTATCCTGGG ATCATAGAGGAATTCATCACTGGTTTGGACTCATACATAGAGAACCATGACAGGTTCAGGAACCTACTCCTTCCATGTGTTCCTCGGGTGTCGGATGGAGATTTGAG ttCTGGCAGCTCATTCCAGGAAAGCCTGCTGCGCATGTTGTTGGGCATCGAGATGCTGCAG ACTTTGATCGTAAACACCCTGCTCGAGAAGCTCCCTGAATTTATGTTTGAAGG CTCTGGTGATGGAGCACTCAGCATCCCACGCCTGATCATTAACCAGCTCAAGTGGCTAGACAGAGTTGTGGACACCAAG GAGCTGGCGGCCAAGCTCATGGAGCTGGTGTCGGTCGCGCCGCTGGAGGTTCAGCGCGACATCATCACCAGTCTCCCAGAGATCCTGGAAGACTCCCAGCACAACGACATAGCCAAGGAGCTCAA ctcgtTGCTCCAACAGAACTCTCAGTTGACCGTCCCCATCCTGGATGCCCTCTCTAGCCTGAACCTCACCTCCTCGTTACTAACAGAG GTCCGTGGAGGTGTTATGGCCACGCTGGCCGCCGTGCAACTGGAGGATCTGCCCGTCGTGGTCAAATTCATCCTGCACTCCGTCTCAGCCTCGGACGTCTCCGAG GTGGTGTGTAATCTTCGTAaaaagctggagctggagcagtgCGTTCTTCCTCCCGCGCTGCAGGCCTCTCAGAGCCGCATGAAGAGCAAATCAGCCGTGGT ATCCGCGACTGCACAGGCAGCTGGTAGCGGCCAAGACAGCGTCGCTTTGATCCTGGACTGCATCAAGTCAGCAGTGAGATTCCAGAAAACCATCTCTGAAGCTTGGCTCAag GCGATAGAGTCAGTGGAAGAAGTGGAGGACCACAAG GTCTtagatctgctgctgctgttcatccTCCACTCCAACAACGCCAACCAGAGCCGACGCGGAGCCGAGAGAGTGCTGAAGGTCAAAGTGAAGACTGGGCTCATCCAAGAGGCTCTGCTGCAGAAAACCTTCAGAGACTACGCTCAG GTCATGAGAGGGTACTTCCCCTCCATCCTGGCTCTGGCTCAGAGTCTGTTGCGCTCCCCAGACCCCTGCGTGGTGCCTTTTGGAGGCCACATGTACCGACACTCCTTCACTGCCTTTGACTCTTACTGTCGTCAG GAGGTGGTGGGCTCTCTAGTCACCCATGTGTGCAGTGGTGTGGGTAGAGAGGTGGACGTGGCTCTGGAGCTGCTCTGCAGTCTGGTTACGGAAAAGCCCTCGGAGATGGCCCAGTATGCCGTGTTTGTCAAG GGAATCTTGGACTACATGGACAACCTCACGCCCCAGCAGATTCGAAGGCTCTTCCACCTCCTGAGCAGACTGGCCTtcgggcagcagcagcaaggatCTCACATCCAG GACGACCTGCACATCGTGATCCGCAAACAGCTCTCCAGCACTGTGCCCAAGTACAAGCGGATCGGCATCATCGGCGCCGTAATGATCGTGGGCAGCATGGGGGCGTCCAG GGCGAAAGCCAATGAGGCACAGAACGGTTCGTTGTCCAAGGAGACGTTCAGACAG gtgacAGCCCTGCTGGAGCTGGTGAAGTCGAGCAGTGAGAGCTCCCCCGAGGCTACAGCTCTGTACTACGACGAACTGGCCAACCTGATTCTGAGCTCCAGCCTGGACCCACAGGTGCAG AGCATGATCGGAGACAGTGTCCAAGATGACTTCCAGAACGACTACGTAGTGGACGTAGAGCTGGAAATAACCGG TTCCTTCCCCTTCCCAGCCCGTGTGATGTACAACCTGGATAATGAGAAGAGTGAGGGGAGCATTGCCATCAACCTGTTGCCTCTGCTGACCAAAGACATCCAGAACAAAGGGGAGCAGCAGAATCAAACCAAGAAGGCACATAG GCGAGTGTCTCCTCTCTGCCTGGCTCCGTTGTTTCGCCTCCTGAGGCTGAGTCAGGAGAGACAGCATCAGGGAGACCTGGGGGAGATTGACGGCCTTCtgg ATTGCCCTCTGATCCTGACGGACATGGAAGTGgtggagaaaacagaaagcCTTTCCAAAGCTGAGAGGGAGTTCCTCTGTTCTTTGCTCTTTTACACCATCAACTGGTTCAGAGAG GTCATAAACGGGTTCTGCAGGCTGAAGGAAactgagatgaagatgaaagtgATGACTCGCCTGCAGAACATCACTTACCTCCAGACGCTGTTGGAGAGAGCTCTGGCAG gaGCGCCGGGCTATGTTCCCCCAGTCGCCAACTTTGATAATGACAGCACTGATGGGAGTGTACCTGGTGTCAGCCCTCCTGTGAATAAGACAAAGAAAG ACGTCacaggaaagaagaggaaagccTCCGGTAAGAATCCGTCTGAAAGCTTCTGTCAGTCTGAGGAGGCAACAGAAGCAGATGAAACTCAGCAG GATCAGCcagaaaaggacaaagaaaaggaGACGAGGCCCGGGGTCAGCCTGGCGTCCTACAGGCACTTTTTTAGAGAGCTGGACATGGAGTTGCTCAGTGTCCTGCAGTGCGGGTTGTTGTCGCGCTCGCTGCTGGACTCCGAGTTGCACACCAAT GTGCGAGAGGAGGTCGTGCTGGGTCCTGCTGAGCTCGTCTTCCTGCTGGAGGATATGCTTCGCAAACTGGATTTCAGTCTCGCAGCTGCCCCTGCCAAGAGAGCCCCTTTCCTCAAG GTGAGGGCCGACAAGAGTGTGGGCTTCTCCCACCTCCAGCAGCGGAGCGCCAAAGATATCGCTTCCTTCTGCGTCCAGCTGCTGCCCGCCCTCTGCTCACACCTGGAGAACTGCCACAACCACTTTCAG ATCCTGCTGTCGGAAAACAACGGCGTTGTGGATGGACCTGCCACCGATGTGCAGGAGCACCAGTTAATGTCGTCAGGCTACCAGCTGCTCCTGCAGGTCCTCAACACCACCCTCAGCTG GTCTGGATTCAGTCAACCAGGACAACGGAGCTTACTGAAGAAGGCTCTGGGAGTTTTGGCCGGACGACTCAAAGAAGGAGCTGCTGAGATGAGCATGGAGCAGCTTGTCAA agacaGTTTTCACTACCTGCTGAACTTCCGAAGCACGATGCCAAATCTCAGCACGGCTCTGTGTCTCTCCCAGCTTCTGTCCACCGTGTCGGAGAAAGGAGGAGGTTCTGCTGCTTACAGAGAGCAGACCG CTTCTCTTGCGCGTCATTTCCTCAGCCAGGCCTGGGTGACGGCTAACGGAGAAAGAGAGCGGGGGAACAAATTCAATGAAGCACTTCACACTCTCCTGAG CATCTACCTGGACCATGTTGATGACGTTCTGAAGGCAGTCGAGGAAATAGCTGGAGAAGGAATCACTGAGCTCCTCAATGTATCCAAAGATGAGAGCTCTGCGTCCTGGCCCACTCTCAGCAG GCAGACGTTCCTGGTGTTCTACAAAGTGCTGATGGCAGAGCTGGAGAAAGCTGTCCGGAAGATTCCTGCTGGCAAAATGAGTGACAGCTCCGAG GCTCAGAGCGAGAAACTGCTGACATGGAACTTGGCTGTTAGAGATTTTCACATCCTGGTCAACCTCGTTAAG GTGTTTGATTCGAGGCCGGTTCTCAATGTGTGCTTAAAG TATGGCCGTCTTTTCTTGGAGTCTTTCCTGAAGTTGGGGATGCCGATACTAGACTACAGTTTCAAAAGACACAAG GTGGATGTCCAGAGTTTGCTGAAGACCTTCCAGCTCAGCACTCGGCAGCTCCATCATATGTGTGGACATTCTAAG ATTCACCAGGATACCAGCTTAACCAACCACGTGCCAGCTCTGAAGAAGAGCCTCGAGTTATTTGTGTACAGAGTGAAGGCCATGCTGATGCTCAACAACTGTCAGGAGGCCTTTTGGATCGGTAACCTGAAGAATCGCAACCTGAAG GGCGAAGAGATTCTTACtcagagggaagaggaaagtggtgaggaggatgatgatgatgataatgaagaGGGGCAGCCTGCACCACTGCCACAGCAACAGTCAGAAGATGAG GCACAGGAGAGTGACTCGGAGGAAATCACCAAGTGTAGCAGAATGGAAGAAGACATTACAGATGACTCGGAGTAA
- the LOC125006968 gene encoding glutathione peroxidase 1-like gives MAAKFYDLTAKLLTGTTLNFSSLKGKVVLIENVASLUGTTTRDYTQMNELHERYGSKGLVVLGVPCNQFGHQENCKNEEILLSLKYVRPGNGFEPKFQLLEKVEVNGKDAHPLFVFLKEKLPSPSDEPSTLMNDPKLIMWSPVCRNDVAWNFEKFLIGPDGVPFKRYSRRFLTSDIEGDIKKLLSQAN, from the exons ATGGCAGCGAAATTCTACGACCTCACAGCTAAGCTGTTGACGGGGACAACGTTAAATTTCTCCTCCCTTAAAGGCAAAGTTGTCCTCATTGAGAACGTCGCGTCTCTCTGAGGTACGACCACCAGGGATTACACCCAGATGAACGAGCTCCACGAACGCTACGGCAGCAAGGGGCTCGTGGTCCTGGGAGTACCCTGCAACCAGTTCGGCCATCAG GAGAACTGCAAGAATGAGGAAATCCTGCTGTCTCTGAAGTATGTCCGTCCTGGAAACGGCTTTGAGCCAAAGTTCCAGCTcctggagaaggtggaggtgaaCGGGAAGGACGCCCATCCCCTGTTTGTGTTCCTGAAGGAGAAGCTGCCGTCCCCCAGTGACGAGCCGTCGACCCTGATGAACGACCCCAAGCTGATCATGTGGAGCCCGGTGTGCAGGAACGACGTGGCCTGGAACTTCGAGAAGTTCCTCATCGGACCGGACGGGGTGCCGTTCAAGCGCTACAGCAGGAGGTTCCTCACCAGCGACATTGAGGGAGACATCAAGAAGCTTCTGAGCCAAGCAAACTAA